Within Streptomyces roseirectus, the genomic segment GGACGCGCAGCGGCCGGGGGACCGCCGTGCGCGGTGTCGTGCCTTCGTACATGGAGCACTCCTTGCCTGTGGGAGAGCCTGCGGGAAGAGCGCCGCGGCCGCCTTGGGTGGCCTCGGCGCCGCTCGTCCCAAGTGCGGCTTGCCAAGGGGGATTTCACCAGTGCTAAATAGATTTAGCTGCGAGCATGGGCCTGTGCCGCGGAGCCTGTCAAGGACCGTGCGGGGACCGCCAGGAGGAACGCCTTGAGCCGACGACGCGTCACCATGTCCGACGTGGCCCGCAGGGCGGGGGTGTCTCCGACGACGGCCTCGTTCGTCCTGGCCGGCCGCCGGGACATGCGCATCTCGGGCGACGCCGAGGAACGGGTGCGGCAGGCCGCGCGCGAACTCGGCTACCGGCCCAATCTGACGGCGCGCGGCCTGCGGACGTCGGTGACGAGGACGATCGCGCTGATCTCGGACACCATCGCGACGACGCCGTTCGCGGGCGAGGTGATCCACGGCGCGCTGGACGCGGCCGGCGCGCGGGAGCACGTCCTGTTCGTCGCGGAGACCGAGGGGGATCCGCAGACCGAGACGCGGCTCGTCGAGGGGATGCTGGACCGGCAGGTCGACGGGTTCGTGTACGCGGCGATGTACACCCGCGAGGTCCGGCTGCCGCCGGCGCTGCACGACGCGAAGGTCGTTCTGCTGAACTGCTGGGCGCGGGACACCCGGGCGCCGTCCGTCCTGCCGGACGAGGTGAACGCCGGGCGGGACGCGGCGCGGCTGCTGCTGGATGCCGGGCAGCTCGGCGGCGTCCATGTCGTGGGCGGG encodes:
- a CDS encoding LacI family DNA-binding transcriptional regulator, which produces MSRRRVTMSDVARRAGVSPTTASFVLAGRRDMRISGDAEERVRQAARELGYRPNLTARGLRTSVTRTIALISDTIATTPFAGEVIHGALDAAGAREHVLFVAETEGDPQTETRLVEGMLDRQVDGFVYAAMYTREVRLPPALHDAKVVLLNCWARDTRAPSVLPDEVNAGRDAARLLLDAGQLGGVHVVGGRHVTRATPEGVWAGVERMRGIEEVFAGAGVRVAGVAECDWQPEDGHREVLRLLDAGAVPRALVCLNDRLALGAYQALQDKGLRVGDDVAVVSFDDSDLAGWLRPGLTSVGLPHYRLGRTAVELLLDDDAGPGVRHVPMPVALRASHGPQ